The following are encoded together in the Rana temporaria chromosome 12, aRanTem1.1, whole genome shotgun sequence genome:
- the TK1 gene encoding thymidine kinase, cytosolic has translation MSCLNVPDVMPGSPSKTRGKIQVIFGPMFSGKSTELMRRVRRFQIAQYKCMVIKYAKDNRYSQEQLATHDRHTMSAVSTCSLADVFTEALNCCVIGIDEGQFFPDIVEFCEEMANKGKTVIIAALDGTFQRKPFGDILNLVPLAESVVKLNAVCMECYREASYTKRLGAEKEVEVIGGADKYHSVCRLCYFKKPQPTQGKENLLTLQDKSNVAKTLPGASPRRPLMQIQPSA, from the exons ATGAGCTGCCTGAACGTGCCCGATGTCATGCCCGGATCACCCAGCAAGACCCGGGGGAAGATCCAG GTGATCTTTGGTCCGATGTTCTCTGGGAAGAG TACGGAGTTGATGCGTAGAGTGCGGCGCTTCCAGATCGCGCAGTATAAATGTATGGTGATAAAGTACGCCAAGGACAACCGGTACAGCCAGGAGCAGCTGGCCACACATGACCG TCACACGATGTCCGCGGTTTCCACCTGCAGCCTGGCGGATGTGTTCACGGAGGCTCTGAACTGTTGTGTGATCGGCATTGACGAGGGCCAGTTT TTCCCGGATATCGTTGAGTTCTGCGAAGAAATGGCCAACAAGGGCAAAACCGTCATCATTGCCGCCCTGGATGGGACGTTTCAGAGGAAG CCTTTCGGGGACATCCTAAATTTGGTGCCGCTGGCGGAGAGCGTGGTGAAGCTGAATGCGGTGTGCATGGAATGTTATCGGGAAGCCTCCTACACCAAGAGACTGGGAGCCGAAAAAGAG GTGGAGGTGATCGGAGGGGCAGATAAGTACCACTCGGTGTGCAGACTTTGTTACTTCAAGAAACCGCAACCGACGCAAGGGAAGGAAAATCTTCTCACCCTCCAGGACAAATCCAATGTAGCCAAAACCTTGCCGGGTGCGTCCCCTCGCAGGCCTCTGATGCAAATCCAGCCCTCTGCGTGA